The following proteins come from a genomic window of Anopheles ziemanni chromosome 3, idAnoZiCoDA_A2_x.2, whole genome shotgun sequence:
- the LOC131287758 gene encoding checkpoint protein HUS1 has product MKFRAVMSDYSHIREFLNIISTLSRMHKNLIINVQPTKVILQVDAEAYDGQYLWCEINTTNREGFFSEYVMDGIDATYNQIYMTATATSFVRALSFVKTNAVDYVKLKLIKTHMPCLSVEMSGSISNLQDVITPKIQHSLPVTIVPRSEWDQYELPLAMDYDLSIIMPSAKSLRALLDKKKNLAPTLVLYATMNDELSLVVETEVVTVASHYRNLKCVPAVRTGGDQTEQLTNLSEASCRVDTKKLAALFETINFCEMVMTANIRHEQALNIRFDIQQHAFVNFILPATNFE; this is encoded by the coding sequence atgaaattccgAGCGGTAATGTCCGATTACTCGCACATAAGAGAATTTCTTAACATCATCAGCACACTGTCACGAATGCATAAAAACTTGATCATCAATGTCCAGCCCACCAAAGTTATCCTGCAAGTCGATGCCGAAGCCTACGATGGGCAGTATCTGTGGTGTGAAATTAATACAACAAATCGGGAAGGATTCTTCTCCGAGTACGTCATGGACGGGATCGATGCAACGTACAACCAGATCTACATGACGGCGACGGCGACCAGTTTTGTGCGTGCATTATCCTTCGTGAAAACTAACGCCGTGGACTACGTTAAGCTCAAGCTCATCAAAACGCATATGCCTTGCCTATCAGTCGAAATGTCTGGTAGCATCAGCAACCTGCAGGATGTAATCACCCCGAAGATACAGCATTCCCTACCAGTAACGATCGTGCCCCGCAGCGAATGGGATCAATATGAGCTTCCGCTCGCTATGGATTACGATTTGTCGATCATCATGCCATCAGCCAAATCGCTCCGTGCACTTCtagacaagaagaagaatctgGCCCCAACGTTGGTTCTGTATGCTACGATGAACGACGAACTGTCGCTCGTGGTGGAAACGGAAGTGGTAACCGTAGCGAGTCACTACCGAAATCTTAAGTGTGTACCAGCGGTGCGTACCGGTGGGGACCAGACAGAACAGCTGACCAACCTATCGGAAGCATCCTGTCGGGTGGACACGAAAAAGTTAGCTGCACTTTTCGAAACGATTAATTTCTGCGAAATGGTAATGACAGCCAATATTCGCCACGAACAGGCATTGAATATTCGTTTCGATATACAGCAGCACGCGTTTGTTAACTTTATTCTGCCTGCtaccaattttgaataa